A region from the Paenarthrobacter aurescens genome encodes:
- a CDS encoding DUF6480 family protein → MSGSNPDPYEDKITGLEPGGGVPPGETPPGESSTAGPQGHDEGGPRKGTQVFWLSAIGAGVLLTLLFFIGYIVGFFD, encoded by the coding sequence GTGTCCGGAAGCAACCCCGACCCCTACGAGGACAAAATCACCGGCTTGGAGCCGGGTGGGGGAGTGCCCCCTGGTGAGACACCCCCCGGCGAATCATCAACAGCCGGTCCCCAAGGCCACGACGAGGGCGGCCCCAGGAAGGGAACCCAGGTCTTCTGGTTGTCCGCAATAGGTGCTGGAGTGCTGCTGACGCTGCTGTTCTTCATCGGCTACATTGTGGGCTTCTTCGACTAG
- a CDS encoding GntR family transcriptional regulator, giving the protein MPGRVSAVSIVDAIAADLRSRIFSGDLGPGHTLTETDVATTYEVARPTAKASIEKLVPEGLLERGTHKTARVVELGPGAVRDIYLARAYLESEVLRRLAAKKEVPEAAIQANRDIAALQSGTPLDVVEPDMRFHTSLIDAVGNERISRMYRSLVGEVRMCMVRVQTLHLLDTSLIHEEHQKILELIESGQPDAAAALLDKHLGRARERLAAAMERESGS; this is encoded by the coding sequence TTGCCAGGCCGAGTTTCAGCAGTTTCCATAGTTGATGCCATAGCGGCGGACCTGCGGAGCCGGATCTTCTCCGGCGACCTCGGCCCCGGCCATACGCTCACGGAAACGGACGTCGCAACCACCTATGAGGTAGCCCGCCCTACTGCAAAAGCGTCCATCGAAAAACTCGTTCCCGAGGGTCTGCTGGAGCGGGGCACACACAAAACCGCACGCGTTGTGGAGCTCGGCCCAGGAGCGGTCCGTGACATCTACCTGGCCAGGGCCTACCTGGAAAGTGAAGTGCTAAGGCGCCTCGCCGCCAAGAAGGAAGTGCCCGAGGCCGCCATTCAGGCAAACCGAGACATCGCAGCACTCCAGAGCGGCACTCCCCTGGACGTGGTGGAACCGGATATGCGCTTCCACACCAGCCTGATTGACGCCGTGGGTAATGAACGCATCAGCCGCATGTACCGCTCACTGGTGGGCGAAGTCCGGATGTGCATGGTGAGGGTCCAAACGCTGCACCTGCTGGACACGTCATTGATCCACGAAGAACACCAAAAAATCCTGGAACTCATTGAGTCCGGCCAGCCCGACGCCGCAGCGGCACTGCTGGACAAACACCTGGGACGGGCGCGGGAACGCCTAGCGGCCGCCATGGAACGGGAATCCGGCAGCTAG
- a CDS encoding L-lactate permease has translation MFQQILDPIAGSLALSAICAALPLILLFVLLGAFRVKAPIAALASLALSLLLAVIGWQMPVNQALSATAAGIFYGLFPILWILVNALWIYRLTVASPWFEVLGQTIRSISDDLRILSILIAFCFGALLESLAGFGAPVAISAAMLMAAGMKPLKSAVVSLLANTAPVAFGAMAAPIIALNGVTGLPLNELSSMAGRQTPFIALIVPLLLVFLVDGRRGVRQTWPVAVVAGVVFALAQFVTSNFFAVELTDVVAAVATVAAVLLMLKVWQPKESIAEDSADEELRGSSTASGTAALSRDGQAPTGSPAGRTSSIATTGAAAVADGSRPEARKVWMSIAPYLVIITVFSLAQVPVLKTWLAQVGSVTFAWPGLEIVDSAGQAVSGTKFKLDHLKATGTLLLISGVITMALYKISASRGLRVYKETLVQLRWTIVTVTAVLGLSFVMNLSGQTTTLGFALASAGGFFALLSPLIGWIGVALTGSDTSSNSLFGQMQATAAEQTGLSPVLMAASNSSAGVMGKMLSLQNLAVASAAVGLDGAEGTLFRKLVGWSLGLLALITVLIFLQSTPVLDWMVP, from the coding sequence ATGTTTCAGCAGATCCTCGACCCCATTGCGGGGTCCCTAGCGCTTTCGGCCATCTGCGCCGCACTTCCCCTGATTTTGCTCTTTGTCCTGCTGGGCGCCTTCAGGGTCAAAGCACCCATTGCCGCGCTCGCAAGCCTTGCTTTGTCGCTCTTATTGGCAGTTATCGGCTGGCAAATGCCGGTCAACCAAGCGCTCAGTGCCACGGCTGCGGGGATCTTCTACGGCCTGTTTCCGATCCTCTGGATCCTGGTCAACGCGCTCTGGATTTACAGGCTTACTGTGGCCTCGCCGTGGTTCGAGGTCCTGGGGCAGACTATCCGCTCCATTTCGGATGATCTCCGCATTCTGTCCATCCTGATCGCTTTCTGCTTTGGCGCCCTTCTGGAATCACTGGCCGGGTTCGGAGCCCCCGTGGCCATCTCCGCCGCGATGTTGATGGCCGCCGGCATGAAACCGCTGAAGTCTGCGGTGGTATCCCTCTTGGCCAACACCGCACCCGTAGCATTCGGAGCGATGGCCGCCCCGATCATTGCCCTGAACGGAGTCACGGGCCTGCCCCTGAATGAGCTCTCCTCCATGGCAGGGCGCCAGACGCCGTTCATAGCACTGATTGTTCCCTTGCTCCTGGTGTTCCTGGTGGATGGGCGGCGAGGTGTGAGGCAGACGTGGCCGGTGGCTGTGGTTGCTGGTGTGGTCTTTGCGCTCGCCCAGTTTGTAACGTCCAACTTCTTTGCTGTTGAGCTCACCGATGTGGTTGCCGCTGTTGCTACCGTGGCAGCAGTGTTGTTGATGCTGAAGGTCTGGCAACCGAAAGAATCCATCGCGGAGGACAGTGCAGACGAAGAATTGCGCGGCAGTTCTACGGCGTCCGGTACAGCCGCCCTTTCACGGGATGGTCAGGCTCCCACCGGTTCCCCTGCCGGGCGAACCTCAAGCATTGCAACCACCGGGGCCGCGGCAGTGGCTGATGGCTCACGTCCGGAGGCCCGGAAGGTGTGGATGTCCATCGCCCCGTACCTGGTCATCATTACCGTCTTCTCCCTGGCTCAGGTCCCGGTGCTGAAAACCTGGTTGGCCCAGGTTGGCAGCGTGACTTTTGCCTGGCCCGGTTTGGAGATTGTCGATTCCGCGGGCCAGGCAGTGTCCGGCACAAAGTTCAAGCTGGACCACCTGAAGGCAACGGGCACGCTCCTGCTGATTTCCGGGGTGATCACCATGGCGCTCTACAAGATCTCCGCTTCGCGCGGCCTCCGGGTCTACAAGGAAACGCTCGTCCAGTTGCGTTGGACGATCGTCACCGTCACGGCGGTACTGGGGCTGTCCTTTGTGATGAACCTTTCGGGACAAACCACCACCCTTGGCTTCGCGCTGGCTTCTGCTGGCGGGTTCTTTGCCCTCCTCTCGCCGCTCATCGGATGGATTGGAGTTGCGCTTACGGGCTCGGACACTTCGTCCAATTCCCTGTTCGGCCAAATGCAGGCAACTGCTGCGGAGCAGACCGGATTGTCGCCGGTATTGATGGCCGCCTCCAATTCGTCGGCCGGTGTGATGGGCAAGATGTTGTCCCTGCAGAATCTCGCCGTGGCCTCCGCAGCGGTGGGCCTTGATGGCGCCGAGGGAACCCTGTTCCGTAAGCTCGTTGGCTGGAGTCTTGGCCTGCTGGCGCTGATCACCGTATTGATCTTCCTGCAGTCCACCCCCGTACTGGATTGGATGGTGCCCTAG
- a CDS encoding FAD-binding and (Fe-S)-binding domain-containing protein yields the protein MPSLDLTRFRAAVQDPGAVSTRAIDLHANAHDASHFLLIPQAVVTAKSAGDVAGLLRASASQGVPLTFRSGGTSLSGQAVTDGVLVDVRRNFRDIEVLDDGARVRVQPGVTVRALNARLARYGRKFGPDPASEAACTIGGVVANNSSGMNCGTVDNTYRTLESLTVVLPSGTVVDTGAADAEDKLRTLEPELYQGLARLAERVRNNPDSVRRIQQQFSMKNTMGYGLNSLLDFRNPVDIMAHLIIGSEGTLGFVAEAVFRTIPRLQHAAAGLLVFPDLEAANAALPTLVETGAATIELMDALSLKVGQTLKGTPAVVHDIAVRDHAALLVEYSAANAGQLEELQAGGSGILQGLGLSAPARFTADARERGQLWQLRKGLYASVAGARPQGTTALLEDIVVPVPVLGRTCRGLIGLFEKYGYSNSVIFGHAKDGNVHFMLTDGFASPSELDRYSAFTEDMVDVVLAEGGSLKAEHGTGRVMAPFVRRQYGDELYEVMRTIKGLFDPSGMLNPGVVMDEDPVAHLRHIKTAPPVAEEVDRCVSCGYCEPVCPSKDITLTPRQRIVTLRAIESARLAGNMALVKELERDYEYESVDTCAVDGMCQTACPVDINTGSLVKRLRKNDAGKLANGAWNAAAKHWEGLTRGAALALTVVDKLPAAMIKPPNLAARAVLGADTVPLYSAELPGGGSVRERPIPSGHIDAVYFPACVNTMFGPAESGTGGSPGTPGQGVQYSFEQLAHRAGITLLVPQGIDGLCCGTPWSSKGMADGQATMQEKTVAALRQATRDGELPIVCDASSCTEGLRHAVESEVPEEGQLPLRIVDAVDFAAERILPGLPEHQKIQSLALHPTCSSTRMGLNEALGVVAGAVAERVDIPENWGCCAFAGDRGMLHPELTESATARQAAEVVDMNAAAHASCNRTCELGMTRATGSQYQHVLELLEEVTRP from the coding sequence GTGCCCTCTCTGGACCTCACCCGTTTCCGTGCCGCTGTGCAGGACCCCGGCGCGGTCAGCACGCGGGCGATCGATCTTCATGCCAACGCCCACGATGCCTCGCATTTCCTCTTGATTCCGCAGGCGGTGGTCACCGCCAAAAGCGCTGGGGACGTCGCGGGCCTGCTTCGTGCCAGTGCCTCCCAGGGCGTACCGCTGACGTTCCGCTCCGGCGGTACCAGCTTAAGCGGGCAAGCTGTCACAGACGGCGTGTTGGTGGATGTGCGCCGGAACTTCAGGGACATTGAAGTGCTCGACGACGGCGCCCGGGTCCGCGTCCAACCTGGCGTCACGGTTCGGGCACTGAATGCAAGACTTGCGCGCTACGGCCGGAAGTTCGGCCCGGATCCGGCCAGTGAAGCGGCGTGCACCATTGGCGGGGTGGTAGCCAACAACTCTTCCGGCATGAACTGCGGCACCGTGGACAACACGTACCGGACCCTGGAATCGCTGACCGTGGTGCTGCCTTCCGGGACCGTCGTAGACACCGGTGCGGCGGACGCGGAGGACAAGCTCCGCACCCTCGAGCCGGAGCTGTACCAAGGCTTGGCCCGTCTGGCTGAGCGGGTCCGGAACAACCCGGACTCAGTGAGGAGGATCCAGCAGCAGTTCTCCATGAAGAACACCATGGGCTACGGGTTGAACTCCTTGCTGGATTTCAGGAACCCGGTGGACATCATGGCCCACCTGATCATTGGCAGCGAAGGCACCTTGGGATTCGTGGCGGAAGCGGTTTTCCGCACCATTCCGCGGCTCCAGCACGCTGCCGCGGGCCTGCTGGTGTTCCCGGATCTCGAGGCTGCCAACGCTGCGCTGCCCACCTTGGTGGAAACGGGAGCGGCAACCATTGAACTCATGGATGCGTTGTCCCTGAAGGTGGGCCAGACGCTCAAAGGAACGCCCGCCGTCGTGCATGACATAGCGGTACGGGACCATGCCGCGCTCCTGGTGGAGTACTCCGCGGCCAATGCCGGCCAACTGGAAGAGCTGCAGGCGGGCGGTTCGGGAATTCTGCAGGGGCTGGGACTCTCAGCCCCGGCCCGCTTTACTGCAGATGCCAGAGAACGCGGTCAGTTGTGGCAGCTGCGAAAGGGACTCTATGCCTCCGTGGCGGGGGCGCGTCCCCAAGGCACCACGGCTTTGTTGGAAGACATTGTGGTGCCGGTGCCCGTACTGGGCCGCACGTGCCGGGGCCTCATTGGGCTGTTTGAGAAGTATGGCTACAGCAACAGCGTGATTTTCGGTCATGCCAAGGATGGCAACGTCCACTTCATGCTGACCGATGGCTTTGCCTCGCCGTCCGAACTGGACCGTTACAGCGCCTTCACAGAGGACATGGTTGATGTGGTCCTGGCCGAAGGGGGTTCGTTGAAGGCCGAGCACGGCACCGGGCGGGTCATGGCCCCTTTCGTCCGCAGGCAATACGGCGACGAGCTTTACGAGGTCATGCGCACCATCAAGGGCTTGTTCGACCCCTCCGGCATGCTGAACCCGGGGGTGGTGATGGACGAGGACCCGGTGGCTCACCTGCGGCACATCAAGACTGCACCGCCCGTAGCGGAGGAAGTGGACCGCTGCGTTTCGTGCGGCTATTGCGAGCCGGTGTGTCCCAGCAAGGACATCACCCTCACGCCGCGCCAGAGGATCGTGACGCTGCGTGCCATCGAGTCTGCCCGCCTGGCCGGGAACATGGCGCTGGTGAAGGAGCTGGAGCGGGACTACGAGTACGAATCCGTGGACACCTGCGCCGTGGACGGTATGTGCCAGACCGCCTGCCCGGTGGACATCAACACAGGTTCGCTGGTGAAGCGACTGAGGAAGAACGACGCCGGCAAACTCGCCAACGGTGCGTGGAACGCTGCAGCCAAGCACTGGGAAGGTCTCACCCGGGGGGCGGCCCTTGCCCTGACGGTGGTGGACAAGCTTCCGGCGGCCATGATCAAGCCACCCAACCTGGCAGCACGGGCCGTATTGGGGGCAGATACCGTACCCCTCTACTCCGCGGAGCTTCCAGGCGGGGGTTCCGTGCGGGAACGGCCTATCCCTTCAGGGCACATTGATGCTGTGTATTTCCCTGCCTGCGTCAACACCATGTTTGGGCCGGCAGAGTCCGGGACCGGTGGCTCGCCCGGAACCCCCGGGCAGGGTGTGCAGTACAGCTTTGAACAGCTTGCCCACCGGGCTGGCATCACGCTCCTGGTGCCGCAAGGCATTGACGGCCTTTGCTGTGGTACGCCGTGGTCCTCCAAAGGGATGGCGGACGGCCAGGCAACCATGCAGGAAAAAACCGTGGCAGCGCTCCGGCAAGCAACACGTGACGGCGAGCTGCCCATTGTCTGCGACGCATCGTCCTGCACGGAAGGCCTGCGCCATGCCGTGGAATCGGAAGTCCCTGAGGAGGGCCAGCTTCCGCTGCGAATCGTGGACGCCGTGGACTTCGCCGCAGAACGGATACTGCCAGGGCTGCCCGAGCACCAAAAGATTCAATCCCTGGCACTGCACCCCACGTGCTCCTCAACCCGGATGGGTCTCAATGAGGCGCTGGGCGTGGTTGCCGGAGCCGTGGCCGAACGCGTGGACATCCCGGAGAACTGGGGTTGCTGTGCATTTGCCGGTGACAGGGGAATGTTGCACCCGGAACTGACGGAATCGGCAACCGCCCGTCAGGCAGCTGAGGTAGTGGACATGAACGCTGCAGCCCACGCCTCTTGCAACCGAACCTGCGAACTGGGCATGACAAGGGCAACGGGTTCCCAATACCAGCATGTGCTGGAGCTGCTGGAAGAGGTCACCCGCCCCTGA
- a CDS encoding L-aspartate oxidase, with the protein MNSNTSPERLLSTSVLVIGTGGAGLRASIELAERGIQVLAVGKRRKHDAHTSLAAGGINAALGTMDPEDSWQQHAADTLRESYFLADPSIVETVARNAAQGIEDLERWGMPFAREEDGRISQRFFGAHKYRRTAYAGDYTGLEIQRTLMRRAAELNVPIIDTVYITRLLVADGTIFGAYGFDIVDGTPVQIHADAVILAAGGHTRIWRHTSSRRDENTGDSFRLAALAGARIRDAELVQFHPSGLLEPDDAAGTLVSEAARGEGGILTNALGERFMERYDPERMELSTRDRVALAAFTEVAEGRGTEKGGVYLDVSHLPRETIMEKLPRVYRTMIDLQMLDITTTKIEIAPTAHYSMGGVWVAPEDHGTGVNGLYAIGEASSGLHGANRLGGNSLIELLVYGRITGEHVSHYVRSHNKIVRDPAVVGIARGEMQSLLSERGTDSDRGTESARRLQRELRNLMTEHAGVVRTEQGLEQGLAKLTALEERAQLVTAHPDIAGFDDLAHAFDLLGSLLAARATLECALERRETRGAHNRADFPAADPSLQGNFIWSTDEGVTFESLPPAPDSFRGLAEADADDSVAGKLVE; encoded by the coding sequence ATGAACTCCAACACCTCTCCAGAACGTCTCCTGTCCACTTCAGTATTGGTTATTGGTACCGGCGGCGCCGGCCTGCGGGCCTCAATTGAACTCGCCGAGCGCGGGATTCAGGTCCTGGCCGTGGGTAAGCGTCGCAAGCACGACGCCCACACGAGCCTGGCCGCCGGCGGCATCAACGCGGCACTTGGCACCATGGACCCTGAAGACAGCTGGCAGCAGCATGCCGCTGACACTTTGCGGGAGTCCTACTTCCTGGCCGATCCCTCCATTGTGGAGACGGTAGCCCGCAACGCGGCCCAAGGCATCGAGGACCTGGAACGGTGGGGAATGCCGTTCGCCCGGGAGGAGGATGGGCGCATTTCCCAGCGGTTCTTCGGCGCACACAAGTACCGCCGTACCGCCTATGCAGGCGACTACACCGGGCTGGAGATCCAGCGCACGCTGATGCGCCGGGCGGCAGAGTTGAACGTACCCATCATCGACACCGTCTACATCACACGCTTGCTCGTGGCCGACGGCACCATTTTCGGCGCCTACGGGTTCGACATCGTGGACGGCACCCCTGTGCAGATCCACGCCGATGCTGTGATTCTGGCCGCTGGCGGACATACCCGCATCTGGCGGCACACGTCATCCCGGCGGGATGAGAACACGGGCGATTCCTTCCGGTTGGCGGCCCTGGCGGGTGCACGGATCCGCGACGCAGAGCTGGTTCAGTTCCACCCGTCAGGGCTGTTGGAGCCCGACGACGCCGCCGGCACCTTGGTCTCGGAGGCAGCGCGAGGCGAAGGGGGCATCCTCACCAACGCCCTGGGAGAGCGCTTCATGGAACGCTATGACCCCGAGCGCATGGAGCTTTCCACCCGGGACCGCGTTGCGCTGGCAGCATTTACCGAGGTGGCCGAGGGCCGTGGGACCGAGAAAGGCGGCGTCTACCTGGACGTCTCCCACCTGCCGCGGGAAACCATCATGGAAAAGCTGCCACGGGTCTACCGCACCATGATTGACCTTCAAATGCTGGACATCACCACCACCAAGATCGAGATCGCTCCCACTGCCCACTACTCCATGGGTGGGGTCTGGGTTGCACCGGAGGACCACGGAACTGGCGTGAACGGACTCTACGCAATTGGTGAGGCATCTTCCGGACTGCACGGCGCCAACCGCTTGGGCGGAAACTCCCTGATCGAGCTGCTGGTCTACGGTCGTATTACCGGCGAGCATGTGTCCCACTACGTCCGTTCGCACAACAAGATCGTCAGGGATCCCGCCGTGGTGGGCATAGCCCGCGGGGAAATGCAGTCCCTGCTCAGTGAACGCGGAACAGACAGTGACCGCGGAACGGAGTCCGCCCGGCGGCTGCAGCGTGAACTGCGGAACCTCATGACAGAGCATGCAGGCGTGGTGCGCACCGAACAGGGGCTGGAACAAGGACTGGCGAAGTTGACCGCGCTGGAGGAACGCGCCCAACTGGTCACCGCCCACCCGGACATCGCAGGTTTCGATGACCTGGCCCACGCCTTCGATCTTCTTGGTTCGCTTCTGGCCGCACGAGCCACTCTGGAGTGCGCGCTGGAACGACGCGAAACCCGTGGCGCCCACAACCGTGCTGACTTCCCGGCGGCCGATCCCTCGCTGCAGGGTAACTTCATCTGGTCCACGGATGAGGGCGTCACGTTTGAAAGCCTGCCTCCAGCTCCGGATTCCTTCCGGGGCCTGGCCGAAGCCGATGCCGATGACTCCGTGGCAGGCAAGCTCGTGGAGTAA
- a CDS encoding LysR family transcriptional regulator, giving the protein MSMKLEQLRSFEAIARVGHFTRAAEQLYLAQPSLSRQIAALEADLGVSLFHRGPSGATLTTAGELLLPIARRMLGDAETAREQMNELTGLRRGRIRLGAPPTLCVSLVADVLAAFRSAHPGVELHITEGGSRSLVDALNESALDLALVVTRGPDPAVHGTELIPLLTEELVVVSAAEMPWREEITLEELANIPQVAFNRSYELRMSTEAAFSARGLEPLIAVEGAEMDAVLRFVERGLGVAVVPAMVVIGRPGLRSARLVSPSLSRTVNLARRHDIAPSAATAAMQEFVFSTVDRLAAPGTELARLVTPTRRR; this is encoded by the coding sequence ATGAGCATGAAGCTGGAGCAATTACGCTCATTCGAGGCGATCGCCAGAGTGGGGCACTTCACACGCGCGGCCGAGCAACTCTACCTCGCACAGCCTTCACTCAGCAGGCAGATCGCGGCGTTGGAAGCCGATCTGGGTGTGTCACTGTTTCACCGCGGACCTTCCGGAGCCACCCTGACAACTGCGGGGGAACTCCTCCTGCCCATAGCCCGGAGAATGCTTGGTGACGCAGAGACCGCACGGGAGCAGATGAACGAGCTCACGGGATTGCGGAGAGGGCGCATCCGCCTGGGCGCCCCGCCCACTCTGTGCGTTTCACTGGTGGCCGATGTTCTGGCCGCTTTCCGGAGCGCGCATCCCGGAGTCGAATTGCATATCACTGAAGGTGGTTCGCGTTCCCTGGTTGATGCCCTGAACGAGAGCGCATTGGATCTGGCGCTGGTGGTTACCCGAGGCCCGGACCCCGCTGTGCATGGCACCGAACTGATTCCGCTGCTGACCGAGGAACTGGTGGTTGTCTCAGCCGCGGAAATGCCGTGGCGGGAAGAAATCACCCTGGAAGAACTGGCCAACATCCCGCAGGTGGCATTCAACCGCAGCTATGAGCTTCGGATGTCCACCGAGGCCGCCTTCTCCGCCAGAGGCCTGGAGCCGCTGATCGCCGTCGAGGGCGCTGAGATGGATGCCGTGCTCCGCTTCGTGGAAAGGGGACTGGGCGTGGCAGTGGTTCCGGCAATGGTGGTGATCGGCCGGCCCGGATTGCGCAGCGCCCGCCTGGTCAGCCCCTCGCTGAGCCGAACGGTCAACCTGGCCCGCCGTCATGACATTGCTCCATCCGCCGCTACGGCAGCAATGCAGGAGTTCGTCTTCAGCACCGTGGACCGGCTCGCTGCACCCGGCACCGAGCTTGCACGTTTGGTCACCCCAACGCGGCGCCGGTAA
- a CDS encoding malate dehydrogenase gives MSTPIKIAVTGAAGQIGYSLLFRIASGALFGADTPVQLRLLEITPALKALEGVVMELDDCAFPTLDSVEIGDDADHIFDGVNLALLVGARPRAKGMERGDLLSANGAIFTAQGQALNRVAADDVRIGVTGNPANTNALIAMSNAPDIPASRFSALTRLDHNRALGQLARKADVKVGEIRRMTVWGNHSATQYPDIYNAEIAGRNAAEVVNDQEWIENGFIPTVAGRGAAIIDARGASSAASAASATIDAARDWLLGTPEGDWVSMAVASDGSYGVPEGLVYSYPVTTSGGDWEIVQGLEVNPFSRRKMDATAAELSEERAAVAELGLI, from the coding sequence GTGAGTACACCCATCAAGATCGCAGTGACAGGCGCAGCAGGCCAGATCGGTTACAGCCTGCTCTTCCGGATTGCCAGTGGCGCCCTCTTCGGGGCCGATACCCCGGTGCAACTCCGGCTCCTGGAAATCACGCCCGCTTTGAAGGCACTCGAGGGTGTTGTGATGGAACTCGATGACTGCGCGTTTCCCACCCTGGACTCCGTGGAAATTGGCGACGACGCCGACCATATTTTCGACGGCGTCAATCTCGCCTTGCTCGTCGGCGCCCGTCCCCGCGCCAAGGGCATGGAGCGCGGCGACCTGCTCAGTGCCAACGGAGCTATTTTCACAGCACAAGGACAGGCCCTTAACCGGGTGGCGGCCGACGACGTCCGGATAGGTGTAACGGGCAATCCGGCCAATACCAACGCCTTGATTGCCATGAGTAACGCCCCGGACATTCCCGCCTCCCGGTTCAGCGCCCTCACGCGGCTGGATCACAACCGGGCCTTGGGACAGCTTGCCAGGAAAGCGGACGTCAAGGTGGGGGAAATCCGCCGGATGACTGTTTGGGGCAATCATTCCGCAACCCAGTATCCGGACATCTATAACGCGGAAATTGCGGGCAGAAACGCGGCCGAGGTAGTCAACGATCAGGAGTGGATAGAGAACGGGTTCATTCCCACTGTTGCGGGTCGCGGCGCAGCGATCATTGATGCCCGGGGCGCGTCCTCTGCAGCATCGGCAGCCTCGGCAACCATTGACGCAGCCCGCGACTGGCTCCTGGGCACTCCCGAGGGCGATTGGGTTTCCATGGCCGTCGCTTCCGATGGATCATATGGCGTCCCCGAAGGTTTGGTGTACTCATACCCGGTGACTACCTCGGGCGGAGACTGGGAAATTGTCCAAGGCCTGGAAGTGAACCCGTTCAGCCGCAGGAAGATGGATGCCACTGCCGCTGAGCTCTCCGAAGAGCGGGCTGCCGTGGCTGAACTCGGCCTGATCTGA
- a CDS encoding MFS transporter — translation MTVTHRRDLSTSPQPGSTPTTGQKDPKKAAMSGWIGSALEYYDFALYSLAATLLFPTIFFPTENPTVGIIASLATYAVGYVSRPLGAVILGAYGDRHGRKQVLVFAMLLMGFATFAVGLLPTYGQVGLLAPVLLVILRLIQGFAVAGELGGASAMIVEHSPDARRGFFASFSLQGTQVGSILATAVLIPLAALLPEEQFHSWGWRLPFLLSAVVIIAGYVIRRRVEEPPAYLAQSEDATAKRRFPLVDLLRTHPWVLVRCVIMTFTNVIGMATLIFGVSFATQKSYGIGFSSSEFLWVTLAANVAAVLTIPLFGALSDKIGRRTLMVAGGIAGGLLTVGYLWAIEQRSLPLVFVCVVIVQGILFQMWNATFATFFQEQFPMRMRVTGFAVSQNIGLMIASFFPSLFTAIAPPGSANIPLVIGLTTLGICLVSAVATLLSSDTKGKSLEDLETR, via the coding sequence GTGACAGTCACGCACCGGAGGGACCTCAGCACCTCCCCCCAGCCCGGCTCCACACCAACCACGGGCCAAAAAGATCCCAAGAAGGCCGCCATGAGCGGTTGGATCGGAAGCGCGCTGGAGTACTACGACTTTGCCCTGTACTCACTGGCGGCCACGCTTCTGTTCCCCACCATCTTCTTCCCCACGGAAAACCCCACGGTGGGCATCATCGCCTCGCTGGCCACCTACGCCGTGGGCTACGTGTCCCGCCCGCTGGGCGCCGTGATCCTTGGTGCCTACGGTGACCGGCACGGACGCAAGCAGGTGCTGGTATTCGCGATGCTTCTCATGGGCTTCGCCACTTTCGCCGTGGGCCTTCTGCCCACCTACGGACAAGTGGGCCTCCTGGCCCCCGTCCTTCTGGTGATCCTCCGCCTGATCCAGGGATTCGCCGTTGCGGGTGAACTCGGCGGCGCCAGCGCAATGATCGTGGAGCACTCACCCGATGCCAGGCGCGGCTTCTTCGCCAGCTTCAGCCTGCAAGGTACGCAGGTGGGATCCATTTTGGCTACAGCCGTCCTGATTCCGCTCGCCGCACTCCTCCCCGAAGAGCAGTTCCACTCATGGGGTTGGCGTTTGCCCTTCCTGCTCAGCGCCGTGGTGATCATCGCAGGTTACGTCATCCGCCGCCGCGTTGAAGAGCCTCCCGCCTACCTCGCCCAGTCCGAAGACGCCACCGCTAAACGACGCTTCCCCTTGGTTGACCTCCTGCGTACCCACCCATGGGTTCTGGTCCGCTGCGTCATCATGACCTTCACCAATGTGATCGGCATGGCCACCCTCATCTTCGGTGTCTCCTTCGCCACCCAAAAGAGTTACGGAATCGGCTTCTCCAGCAGCGAATTCCTCTGGGTAACACTGGCGGCCAACGTAGCCGCAGTGCTCACCATCCCGCTCTTCGGCGCACTGTCTGACAAGATCGGCCGGCGGACGCTGATGGTAGCCGGCGGCATTGCCGGTGGTCTGCTCACTGTGGGTTACCTCTGGGCGATCGAGCAGCGCAGCCTGCCCCTGGTGTTCGTCTGCGTCGTAATTGTCCAGGGCATCCTCTTCCAGATGTGGAATGCCACCTTCGCCACGTTCTTCCAGGAACAGTTCCCCATGCGGATGAGGGTCACCGGGTTCGCTGTCTCCCAGAACATCGGGCTCATGATCGCTTCCTTCTTCCCCAGCCTGTTCACGGCGATCGCTCCCCCGGGCTCAGCCAACATCCCCCTGGTGATCGGCCTGACCACGCTCGGCATCTGCCTCGTCTCAGCTGTAGCAACCCTTTTGTCCTCGGACACCAAGGGCAAATCGCTCGAGGACCTGGAGACCCGCTAG